ctacctacctacctatccaCCTATCTACCTATATACTCACTGCTTATTTAGTATTATAagtaaagaatataatatattcatacaGCAAAGAGACATGCATGCAAAGAtcaaaaaatcaaataagaaCACCTCAATGAgaatgattattttaaacgcgACGAGTACAgcagtataagtaagtataatattattgatattagGTAAACGAAACCGCAATGTAAACctagtaaaataatagataCGTCGTACGTACGTACAATATTATACCTTTATGAGCACAATGATCAATATTCGAtagtacatacaatacatagatACGCAAGTGTACCTACTACGTGTACACCAATTCAACGAAGAGATGAAACACATACATAGGTAGATACTAAAACCACCCTTAAAACCGTAAAAatcattatgaaattattagtATGTTGACCGTGGAATTAATAATCAGTTATAGGTGTTGGTCGTTTTAAACAACTTCACTTGATTAATTAGTGCACAAACAttacacatatattattatagggtAGCTagatctatacttataatattattcacgTACGTTCACGTAAACTTACCAtgaaaattaggtacctacaatggAATTATTGCAAGAGTagtatattacaataattatgttccGTTTAAAACATGATAATCacgagaaagaaaaataaagaaaatataaaagaaaaacaaatcaaatttggaaatttttatttttcgcgTATGTTTACTAGTCCCAGAAACGCGACGTCTAGAGGGAGCCACGAGCGAGCCGGCCGGCTCTCAAGCCCCGCCCCGTTCGCCGGCGCGGCGACGTCGTCTATATAAATAGGACCGAATATAGCGTGGCGATTTTTATTCTCTCTCCAACGTTCGTCCGGAGCGGTGTAGTAGATCCTCTTTCGTTCGTCTCTTAACTTTGCGATTTTAACTCGTACCTACCGAGATGGCCCGTACTAAGCAGACCGCTCGTAAATCCACCGGTGGCAAAGCCCCGAGGAAGCAGCTCGCCACCAAGGCTGCGCGTAAGAGCGCACCGGCCACCGGCGGTGTCAAGAAGCCCCATCGCTACAGGCCCGGAACCGTCGCTCTTCGTGAGATCCGTCGTTACCAGAAGAGTACCGAGCTGTTGATCCGCAAGCTCCCGTTCCAGCGTCTCGTCCGTGAGATCGCTCAGGACTTCAAGACCGATCTCCGTTTCCAGAGCTCCGCCGTGATGGCACTGCAGGAGGCCAGCGAAGCTTACCTGGTCGGTCTGTTCGAAGACACCAACCTGTGCGCCATCCACGCCAAGCGTGTCACCATCATGCCCAAGGACATCCAGCTGGCGCGTAGGATCCGTGGTGAACGCGcttaaacaacaacaacaacgcgCAACGGCAACGACGACGACGGTGCAAGGCACGCACGGTGCGACACACACACGCACCGCCTGCATTGCCCGCGTTCTCGTCCGTTCACTAATAACaaaaggcccttttcagggccacatATGCATCTGA
This is a stretch of genomic DNA from Spodoptera frugiperda isolate SF20-4 chromosome 24, AGI-APGP_CSIRO_Sfru_2.0, whole genome shotgun sequence. It encodes these proteins:
- the LOC118278910 gene encoding histone H3; translated protein: MARTKQTARKSTGGKAPRKQLATKAARKSAPATGGVKKPHRYRPGTVALREIRRYQKSTELLIRKLPFQRLVREIAQDFKTDLRFQSSAVMALQEASEAYLVGLFEDTNLCAIINMTGRGKGGKGLGKGGAKRHRKVLRDNIQGITKPAIRRLARRGGVKRISGLIYEETRGVLKVFLENVIRDAVTYTEHAKRKTVTAMDVVYALKRQGRTLYGFGG